From the Scophthalmus maximus strain ysfricsl-2021 chromosome 11, ASM2237912v1, whole genome shotgun sequence genome, one window contains:
- the ompa gene encoding olfactory marker protein a, with product MDQAKAPSDTMVLAFKEDAALTEMMRLRVSSLQRSGLKRQDGERLLLPHEAVYRLDFHIQELDFSRWYFSLSGHGRVTITGISQHWTPDLTHLMTRQLLEPIGTFWRNADDPEDLPLKCLEADMQEFGERIAEQAKVRKVMYFLFAFKDGAAAANLSCSVEFTPEI from the exons ATGGACCAGGCCAAGGCTCCCTCCGACACCATGGTGCTGGCGTTTAAAGAAGACGCCGCACTGACCGAG ATGATGCGTCTTCGCGTGTCGTCTTTGCAGCGGTCGGGGCTGAAGCGTCAGGATGGCGAGCGTCTGCTTCTTCCCCACGAGGCCGTGTATCGGCTGGACTTCCACATCCAGGAGCTGGATTTCTCCCGCTGGTACTTCTCCCTCTCTGGCCACGGCCGCGTCACCATCACTGGCATTTCCCAGCACTGGACCCCCGACCTCACCCACCTGATGACCCGTCAGCTGCTGGAACCGATCGGAACGTTCTGGCGTAACGCCGACGACCCGGAGGATTTGCCGCTCAAATGCCTGGAGGCGGACATGCAGGAGTTCGGCGAAAGGATCGCTGAGCAGGCCAAGGTCAGGAAGGTcatgtattttctgtttgcCTTCAAGGACGGGGCAGCGGCAGCAAATCTCAGCTGCTCGGTGGAGTTCACACCAGAAATATGA